A single Oryza brachyantha chromosome 8, ObraRS2, whole genome shotgun sequence DNA region contains:
- the LOC102713655 gene encoding autophagy-related protein 8C: protein MARSSFKLEHPLERRQAEANRIREKYPDRIPVIVEKAERSDIPDIDKKKYLVPADLTVGQFVYVVRKRIKLSAEKAIFIFVKNTLPPTAALMSAIYEENKDEDGFLYMTYSGENTFGLFV, encoded by the exons ATGGCGAGGAGCTCGTTCAAGCTGGAGCACCCCCTCG AAAGGAGGCAGGCTGAGGCCAACCGCATCAGGGAGAAGTATCCTGATAGAATTCCT GTCATTGTTGAGAAGGCTGAGAGGAGCGACATTCCTGACATTGACAAAAAGAA GTACCTTGTTCCTGCTGACCTCACCGTTGGACAGTTCGTGTATGTTGTTCGGAAGCGGATCAAGCTCAGTGCTGAGAAGGCAATCTTCATCTTTGTAAAGAACACGCTTCCACCAACAG CTGCCCTGATGTCCGCCATCTACGAGGAGAACAAGGATGAGGACGGCTTCCTCTACATGACCTACAGCGGGGAGAACACCTTCGGTCTGTTCGTCTGA
- the LOC102713929 gene encoding lactoylglutathione lyase, translated as MASGSEAEKSPEVVLEWPKKDKKRLLHAVYRVGDLDRTIKCYTECFGMKLLRKRDVPDEKYTNAFLGFGPEDTNFALELTYNYGVDKYEIGAGFGHFAIATEDVYKLAEKVKSSCCCKITREPGPVKGGSTVIAFAQDPDGYMFELIQRGPTPEPLCQVMLRVGDLDRSIKFYEKALGMKLLRKKDVPDYKYTIAMLGYDDEDKTTVIELTYNYGVTEYSKGNAYAQVAIGTEDVYKSAEAVELVSKELGGKILRQPGPLPGINTKIASFLDPDGWKVVLVDNSDFLKELQ; from the exons ATGGCAAGTGGTAGCGAAGCAGAGAAGTCGCCTGAGGTTGTGCTGGAGTGGCCTAAGAAGGACAAGAAGAGGCTTCTTCATGCTGTTTACCGAGTTGGAGATTTGGATCGCACCATTAA GTGTTACACAGAATGCTTTGGGATGAAGTTGCTGAGGAAAAGAGATGTTCCTGATGAGAAATATACGAATGCATTTCTTGGGTTTGGACCTGAGGACACCAACTTTGCACTTGAATTGACATACA ATTATGGTGTTGACAAGTATGAAATCGGAGCGGGATTTGGGCATTTCGCTATTGCAACTGAGGAT GTGTACAAATTGGCTGAGAAAGTTAAATCCAGTTGTTGCTGCAAGATCACTCGTGAACCTGGTCCTGTAAAGGGAGGATCCACTGTTATTGCCTTTGCACAGGATCCGGATGGCTACATGTTTGAGCTTATCCAGAGGGGTCCGACGCCTGAGCCTCTTTGCCAAGTTATGCTTCGTGTGGGTGACCTTGATCGCTCTATCAAGTTCTATGAGAAG GCCCTTGGTATGAAGCTGCTGAGGAAGAAGGATGTACCTGACTATAAG TATACCATCGCCATGTTGGGCTATGATGATGAGGATAAGACAACTGTTATTGAGTTGACATACAACTATGGTGTCACAGAATATAGCAAGGGCAATGCATATGCTCAG GTTGCTATTGGCACTGAAGATGTCTACAAGAGTGCTGAGGCTGTCGAGCTGGTTTCAAAGGAACTAGGGGGAAAGATTTTGCGGCAACCAGGCCCACTACCAGGGATCAACACAAAGATTGCCTCTTTCCTTGACCCTGATGGCTGGAAAGTG GTTTTGGTTGATAACTCCGACTTTCTCAAGGAACTCCAGTGA
- the LOC102714207 gene encoding pentatricopeptide repeat-containing protein At3g59040, translating to MEAAAAAISGARSPLSFSSSSLCNAKVSCGLTVHNVKIKSSRRFEVVCRGMLTTRKFMQKRKKEEVFKDANDEAEQKNWRLMMREIEESGSAVSILKTQRSKKEPLPRHAVLGTLVRFKQLKKWNLVSEILEWLRTQHWWDFSEMDFLMLVTAYGKLGDFSRAERVLKYMNKKGYNPSVISQTALMEAYGRSKQYRKAEAVFRRMQTSGPEPSAVTYQIILKSFVEGDKYKEAEAIFEDLLNEKRASFKPDQKMFHMMIYMYKKAGDYAQARKLFAQMSERGIPLSTVTFNSLMSFETDYKEVSSIYDQMQRTGLKPDVVSYSLLIKAYGEARREEEALAVFEEMLDAGVRPTRKSYNILLDAFAISGLVEEAYTVFKAMRRHRVEPDLCSYTTMVLAYVNASDMDGAEKFFRRIKEDGLKPNVVVYGTLMKGYSNLNNVERVMRVYERMRMQGVEPNQTIYTTIMDVHGRNSDFGNAVIWFKEMEARGYPADKKAKNILLSLAKTPEEQEEANELTGNCAIQLEAKPDGTTCGLEVNGGGNEHEHGETDAGLHSLLDVACTTSRLNGKVEVGEGHFEEVDDDDDDYDEEDDEELNFVSFKDKREPNFAT from the exons atggaggcggcggcggcggcgatttCAGGGGCGCGCTCCCcgctctccttctcctcctccagccTCTG CAATGCAAAAGTATCCTGTGGTTTAACTGTTCACAATGTGAAGATCAAGAGCAGCCGAAGGTTTGAGGTGGTTTGCCGTGGAATGTTGACAACCAGAAAGTTTATgcagaagaggaagaaagaagaagtCTTCAAGGATGCAAATGATGAGGCCGAGCAGAAGAATTGGAGGTTGATGATGAGGGAGATAGAGGAGTCAGGATCAGCTGTATCCATTTTGAAAACTCAGCGAAGCAAGAAAGAGCCACTGCCAAGGCATGCTGTTCTTGGGACTCTTGTGCGGTTCAAACAGCTCAAGAAATGGAACCTGGTCAGCGAG ATTCTTGAATGGCTACGTACACAGCATTGGTGGGACTTTAGTGAGATGGACTTTTTGATGCTTGTTACAGCCTATGGAAAGTTGGGAGATTTTAGCAGAGCAGAGAGGGTCCTGAAGTACATGAACAAGAAAGGCTACAACCCAAGTGTAATATCTCAGACTGCTCTGATGGAAGCATATGGAAGATCCAAGCAGTATCGTAAGGCTGAAGCAGTGTTTCGCAGGATGCAAACATCAGGCCCTGAGCCATCAGCTGTgacatatcaaatcattttgAAATCTTTTGTTGAG GGCGATAAATACAAGGAAGCTGAAGCTATTTTTGAGGACCTTCTTAATGAAAAAAGAGCTTCTTTTAAGCCTGACCAGAAAATGTTTCATATGATGATTTATATGTACAAGAAAGCTGGCGACTATGCCCAGGCTCGAAAGCTATTTGCTCAGATGTCAGAGAGAGGAATCCCTCTATCAACAGTCACCTTTAATAGTTTGATGTCATTTGAAACAGATTACAAGGAAGTTTCAAGTATTTATGATCAG ATGCAAAGAACCGGGCTAAAACCAGATGTTGTGAGCTATTCCCTGCTCATCAAAGCTTATGGAGAAGCTAGGAGGGAAGAAGAAGCATTGGCAGTTTTCGAAGAGATGCTTGATGCTGGAGTCAG GCCAACACGCAAGTCGTATAACATTTTGCTTGATGCATTTGCAATATCTGGATTGGTAGAAGAAGCTTATACAGTTTTCAAGGCCATGAGAAGACACAG GGTTGAGCCTGATCTCTGCTCATACACAACTATGGTCTTAGCTTATGTAAATGCTTCTGACATGGATGGGGCTGAGAAATTCTTCCGCCGGATTAAAGAGGATGGTTTGAAGCCCAATGTTGTTGTTTATGGAACTCTAATGAAGGGCTACTCAAATCTAAATAATGTCGAGAGAGTAATGCGAGTGTATGAGAGAATGCGGATGCAGGGTGTTGAACCAAACCAAACTATTTATACTACCATCATGGATGTGCATGGCAGGAACTCAGATTTTGGAAATGCTGTCATTTGGTTCAAAGAAATGGAAGCTCGTGGATACCCAGCTGACAAGAAAGCGAAGAATATCCTACTTTCTCTTGCCAAAACTCctgaagaacaagaagaagcaAATGAATTGACTGGGAATTGTGCAATTCAGCTGGAAGCAAAACCCGATGGAACAACATGTGGTTTAGAAGTAAATGGTGGTGGTAATGAGCATGAACATGGAGAAACTGATGCTGGACTTCACAGTTTGTTAGATGTTGCATGCACAACAAGTCGTCTAAATGGTAAAGTTGAGGTTGGGGAGGGTCATTTTGAGgaggttgatgatgatgacgatgattatgatgaagaggatgatgaggagttaaattttgtttctttcaaaGATAAGAGAGAGCCAAATTTTGCAACTTGA